Proteins from a genomic interval of Luteolibacter sp. Y139:
- a CDS encoding class I SAM-dependent rRNA methyltransferase, with translation MRHLLEAALARRAPLRRSGTDAWRLIDGEGDDLPGLELEDYAGKWLLSTRDRQPPAALVEWLKSKGHPTYWKRLDQQQKESPAHLCGPAREEPFSIHESGLAFEISFQSGYSQGIFLDQRDNRAELRSRLSSGQTLLNTFAYTGAFSVFAAAAGATATTLDLAQPYLDWAKRNFELNGFDPAAHFFCKGDTFHWLARFAKQGRTFDGIVLDPPTFSRDKDGNVFRVEKDYGRLAELAFACLAPGGFLLASTNCRTLSSRAFEAQLRGASRRPVKIRHNEMPADFTAAPYLKSTWVET, from the coding sequence ATGCGACATCTGCTCGAAGCCGCGCTCGCCCGCCGTGCCCCGCTGCGCCGGTCAGGAACCGATGCGTGGCGCCTGATCGATGGCGAGGGCGACGACCTGCCGGGCTTGGAACTGGAGGATTACGCCGGAAAATGGCTCCTCTCCACCCGCGACCGCCAGCCCCCCGCCGCCCTCGTGGAGTGGCTGAAATCCAAGGGCCACCCGACCTACTGGAAGCGGCTGGACCAGCAGCAAAAGGAGTCGCCCGCCCACCTCTGCGGACCAGCTCGGGAGGAGCCATTTTCGATCCACGAAAGCGGGCTGGCCTTCGAAATCTCGTTCCAGTCCGGCTACTCACAGGGAATCTTCCTCGACCAGCGCGACAATCGCGCCGAATTGAGGTCCCGCCTCTCCTCCGGCCAGACCCTCCTCAATACCTTCGCCTACACCGGCGCCTTCTCGGTCTTCGCCGCCGCAGCCGGGGCTACCGCCACCACCCTCGATCTCGCCCAGCCCTATCTCGACTGGGCAAAGCGGAACTTCGAACTCAACGGCTTCGATCCCGCCGCGCACTTCTTCTGCAAGGGCGATACCTTCCACTGGCTCGCCCGCTTCGCAAAACAGGGCCGCACCTTCGATGGCATCGTTCTCGATCCACCGACCTTCTCCCGTGACAAGGACGGCAACGTCTTCCGCGTGGAAAAGGACTACGGCCGCCTCGCCGAACTCGCCTTCGCCTGCCTCGCGCCGGGCGGCTTCCTGCTCGCCTCCACCAACTGCCGGACGCTCTCCTCGCGGGCCTTCGAAGCCCAACTCCGCGGAGCCTCACGCCGACCGGTGAAGATCCGCCACAATGAGATGCCCGCCGACTTCACGGCCGCCCCCTATCTAAAGAGCACTTGGGTCGAAACGTGA
- a CDS encoding S1C family serine protease — translation MKSHLAYGFATLLGVASSALAIEPPSTPAPIPPQASPEEAAAPQEVEQARQRVIPQDEPEVEVAPAPAPAANRAYLGVGGSQVPELLSEHLKLQPGHGVVVRALDPAGPAAKAGLVQNDVITKVNGNAVGSQEALAQTVSSMKPGDEVDVDFIHQGEAKTAKIALAVAPAQARAIAGNELKPLERLMLDGMPQDQAQRIQDAIQQNLRAFEDLDKEADALPGRMFGDAMRKRMEQMMQGMEQQAAPQGQGGINLKSSGTIRMLNADGSGVEVMSENGGKQVRVLGKNGKVEWQGPYDTPQDREAVPKDVRERIDNLNIDMDFKGQGLRLRMAPRFQPLEEGQ, via the coding sequence ATGAAATCTCACCTCGCATACGGATTCGCAACGCTGCTGGGAGTGGCGTCTTCCGCATTGGCCATCGAGCCGCCGAGCACCCCAGCACCAATCCCGCCACAGGCTTCGCCTGAGGAAGCGGCAGCCCCGCAGGAAGTGGAACAAGCCCGACAGCGGGTGATTCCGCAGGATGAACCGGAAGTGGAAGTCGCACCTGCGCCGGCTCCTGCCGCCAACCGTGCTTATCTCGGTGTCGGAGGATCCCAAGTGCCGGAATTGCTCAGCGAACATCTTAAACTTCAGCCCGGTCACGGCGTGGTCGTGCGGGCCCTGGATCCCGCTGGTCCGGCCGCCAAGGCAGGTCTCGTCCAGAACGACGTGATCACGAAGGTGAATGGCAACGCGGTCGGTTCCCAAGAGGCATTGGCGCAGACTGTTTCCTCGATGAAGCCGGGTGACGAGGTCGACGTTGATTTCATCCATCAGGGCGAGGCCAAGACGGCCAAGATCGCCCTGGCCGTAGCGCCTGCCCAAGCGAGGGCTATCGCCGGCAATGAGCTGAAGCCGCTTGAGCGACTGATGCTCGATGGCATGCCCCAGGACCAAGCTCAGCGTATCCAGGATGCGATCCAGCAGAACCTGAGAGCCTTTGAAGATTTGGACAAGGAAGCCGATGCCTTGCCAGGACGGATGTTCGGCGACGCGATGCGCAAGCGCATGGAACAGATGATGCAGGGCATGGAACAGCAGGCGGCTCCGCAAGGCCAAGGCGGCATCAACCTGAAGAGCTCCGGCACCATCCGCATGCTCAACGCCGACGGCAGTGGCGTGGAAGTCATGTCCGAGAACGGCGGCAAACAGGTCCGCGTGCTGGGCAAGAACGGCAAGGTCGAGTGGCAGGGTCCCTATGACACTCCGCAGGACCGCGAAGCGGTGCCGAAGGACGTCCGCGAACGCATCGATAACCTGAATATCGACATGGATTTCAAGGGCCAAGGCCTGCGCCTGCGGATGGCTCCGCGCTTCCAGCCGCTGGAAGAAGGCCAATAA
- a CDS encoding RNA polymerase sigma factor yields MDPQNDVSSAPAEKLSPSTAAWREWLAEHGPRLILFARQQTRSSEDAEDIVQDALVKLCEKLEADEFVGGQEAWMPYLFTAIRRLAIDLGRRDDRRKRREDVVGGESEADQKEAFHPWFESESSDDETRQLLEAGLKELPPKFAEVVIMKIWGDRTFAEIGEALEISQNTAASRYRYGLEALKKKLSSARRKGDLSI; encoded by the coding sequence ATGGATCCTCAAAACGACGTGAGCAGCGCACCTGCCGAGAAGCTTTCCCCGTCCACCGCCGCCTGGCGCGAGTGGTTGGCGGAGCATGGACCCCGCCTGATCCTCTTCGCGCGCCAGCAGACGCGATCTTCCGAGGATGCCGAGGACATCGTGCAGGACGCGCTGGTGAAGCTCTGCGAAAAGCTGGAAGCCGATGAATTCGTCGGCGGCCAGGAAGCGTGGATGCCCTATCTCTTCACCGCCATCCGCCGGCTGGCGATCGATCTCGGCCGCCGCGACGACCGTCGCAAGCGCCGCGAGGATGTGGTGGGTGGTGAAAGCGAAGCCGACCAGAAGGAAGCCTTTCACCCGTGGTTCGAGAGCGAATCCTCGGATGATGAAACCCGGCAACTGCTAGAGGCGGGATTGAAAGAACTGCCGCCCAAGTTCGCCGAAGTGGTGATCATGAAGATCTGGGGCGACCGGACTTTTGCAGAAATTGGTGAGGCGCTTGAAATTTCCCAAAACACTGCGGCCTCCCGGTATCGCTATGGACTTGAAGCCCTGAAGAAAAAGCTCTCCTCCGCCCGCCGCAAGGGCGACCTCTCGATCTAA